One stretch of Variovorax sp. 54 DNA includes these proteins:
- a CDS encoding DUF2917 domain-containing protein, producing the protein MSSSTTPSPSAFFSSSTSRFHVSLPNRAVFAVPDGAGVGIECRSGAVWITLDRDPRDIVLGPGERFESSEHRRVLVSALESSCISVSDAQPAALPNPASRAQARARSPWRLALHGLSPA; encoded by the coding sequence ATGAGCAGCAGCACCACCCCGTCTCCTTCCGCTTTTTTCTCCTCATCGACCTCGCGCTTCCACGTGAGCCTGCCGAACCGCGCCGTCTTCGCCGTGCCCGACGGCGCGGGCGTGGGCATCGAGTGCCGCAGCGGCGCCGTGTGGATCACGCTCGACCGCGACCCGCGCGACATCGTGCTCGGGCCGGGCGAGCGCTTCGAGAGCAGCGAGCACCGGCGCGTGCTGGTGTCGGCGCTGGAGTCGTCGTGCATCTCGGTGTCGGACGCGCAGCCCGCCGCGCTGCCGAACCCGGCCTCGCGGGCACAGGCGCGCGCGCGGTCGCCTTGGCGACTGGCACTGCACGGGTTGTCCCCGGCTTGA